AAGCATCACGACGCCCATGGCGCAGGCGTAGCCGCTCTTGCCGAAGTAGAGGAAGTTGCGCATCAGGACGGTGGCCATGACCTCGCTGTGGTGGTCGGGACCGCCTCCGAACTGCCCCTGCGTCATCGTCGAGACGAGCACGAACAGGTCCATGACCGTGATGCCGAGATAGACCCAGGACGTCTGCACCGAATCCCACAGCAGCGGGAGGGTGACCCGGAAGAAGGTCTGGGCCCGGCCTGCCCCGTCCAGCAGCGCCGCCTCGTAAATGTCCCTGGGAATGGACTGCATGGCTGCCGAGAAGAGGACGAGATAGAAACCCACTCCGTGCCAGACGACCACGGCCATCAGGGCCCAGAGCACGAAGTTCGGCTCATTGAGCCACTCGATCGGGCTGGCGGCGTCCACAAGACCCGCCTTGACCAGGAGACCGTTGAGCAGGCCGCCTTCGTCACTGCGGTACACGGCGCCGAAGAGCACCGCGAGGATCGCGAGGGACAGCACCTGGGGAAAGAAGTAGACGATCTTGTAGAGGCCGGACCCGTGAACGCCTTTGACGCCTCCGGCGCCACTCCGCCCGCCGGCATTCACCATGAAGGCGAAGAAGAGAGCGAGCAGGATGGTGATCACCGGAATGAACACCAGGAACAGGATGTTGTGCCAAATTGCC
This window of the Streptomyces sp. SLBN-118 genome carries:
- a CDS encoding carbohydrate ABC transporter permease — its product is MRKGQYRFVTGFLLAPLALYLIFVIWPYLQTIGYSFTDWKGQSQTFGFVGLDNYTALLEDDVFLKAIWHNILFLVFIPVITILLALFFAFMVNAGGRSGAGGVKGVHGSGLYKIVYFFPQVLSLAILAVLFGAVYRSDEGGLLNGLLVKAGLVDAASPIEWLNEPNFVLWALMAVVVWHGVGFYLVLFSAAMQSIPRDIYEAALLDGAGRAQTFFRVTLPLLWDSVQTSWVYLGITVMDLFVLVSTMTQGQFGGGPDHHSEVMATVLMRNFLYFGKSGYACAMGVVMLALTLILSVVTLRATRRERIEF